In a single window of the Caproicibacterium sp. BJN0003 genome:
- a CDS encoding iron-containing alcohol dehydrogenase, with translation MARFTLPRDIYYGRGTLDVLKELSGKKAMVVVGGGSMRRFGFLTKVLENLKAAGIETRLFEGVEPDPSVETVMKGAAAMREFEPDWIVSIGGGSPIDAAKAMWVFYEYPETKFEDLITPFSFPTLRKKAHFLAIPSTSGTATEVTAFSVITDYQKGIKYPLADFNITPDVAIVDPDLAETMPQKLTAYTGMDALTHATEAYVSKLHGPFTDPLALKAISMVFKYLPDSYKGDHEAREQMHYAQCLAGMAFSNALLGIVHSMAHKTGAAFSTGHIPHGCANAIYLPYVIQYNAKDPEALERYHEIADMLGIEGDKKSQVFSLCERIWSYNDHFSIPRTLKSFGIDEDEFKQKLSKISEDAIGDACTGSNPRSITPKEMEHLFTCIYYGTPVDF, from the coding sequence ATGGCACGTTTTACACTTCCACGTGATATTTACTATGGCAGAGGAACTCTGGATGTATTAAAGGAGCTCTCCGGAAAAAAGGCAATGGTTGTTGTGGGCGGCGGCTCAATGAGACGGTTTGGCTTTTTGACTAAGGTCCTCGAAAATTTAAAAGCTGCAGGCATCGAAACCCGCCTTTTCGAAGGCGTAGAGCCGGATCCTTCAGTAGAAACTGTCATGAAGGGCGCTGCGGCAATGCGCGAATTTGAACCAGACTGGATTGTTTCGATTGGCGGCGGTTCCCCAATTGATGCAGCAAAAGCAATGTGGGTCTTCTATGAGTATCCAGAAACCAAATTTGAAGATCTGATTACACCATTTAGTTTTCCAACCTTACGGAAAAAAGCGCATTTTCTTGCGATTCCTTCTACCTCCGGTACTGCAACCGAAGTAACCGCTTTCTCTGTAATTACTGATTATCAAAAAGGGATTAAATATCCGCTGGCAGATTTTAATATTACGCCGGACGTCGCAATCGTCGATCCCGATCTCGCCGAGACTATGCCTCAGAAACTAACTGCTTATACCGGCATGGATGCTCTTACTCATGCAACAGAAGCTTACGTCTCTAAACTTCATGGTCCCTTTACTGATCCTTTAGCACTCAAAGCAATCTCGATGGTTTTTAAATATTTACCGGATTCTTATAAGGGTGATCATGAAGCCCGTGAGCAGATGCACTATGCACAGTGTCTTGCAGGAATGGCATTCTCCAACGCACTTTTGGGAATTGTTCATTCAATGGCACATAAAACCGGCGCGGCATTTTCTACCGGACATATTCCACACGGTTGTGCCAACGCTATTTATCTGCCTTATGTCATTCAATATAATGCAAAGGATCCCGAAGCGTTAGAGCGTTACCATGAAATTGCCGATATGCTGGGAATCGAAGGCGATAAAAAATCTCAGGTATTCAGTCTTTGTGAGCGTATCTGGAGTTATAATGACCATTTCTCAATTCCGCGTACATTAAAAAGTTTTGGAATTGATGAAGATGAATTTAAGCAGAAGCTTTCCAAAATTTCAGAAGACGCAATTGGTGATGCCTGCACTGGTTCCAACCCGCGCTCTATCACACCAAAAGAAATGGAGCATTTATTTACCTGCATCTATTATGGAACACCGGTAGATTTCTGA
- a CDS encoding alanine/glycine:cation symporter family protein — MIRLILIVLEALILYFLKTVDAFIWGPGLLTLLMGTGVFLTLRLRFLPWKNLSKSLHFALSPKARSTIKDGGISPFSALMTALASTIGTGNIVGVSTALVLGGPGALIWMEISALLGLATKYAECMLAAKYRRKNKLGEIIGGSMYPLQERFPFHFIGKILAILFAAFAVLASFGIGNMTQANSASEALYVTFGVSPAISGIVLMVLTFIILIGGIRSISKISSVLIPAMSILYLIGGTIVILGNFQNLPSGVVEIFRLAFSPKAAAAGVDGTILASMQRAAEWGIARGVFSNEAGMGSATFTAAAASSENPVEIGYLSMTGVFFDTTVICTITGLAIVASGVLGITDPNGNPVEGAALTIVAFETILGPFGGKLIAIGITLFAFSTIIGWAYNGEKALEYLLPKLSYRKIYRIIYTIAVLVGATIPLEAVWTFSDIMNGLMAGPNLLCLLALSGEIARDTFAEEAKEQKEKIVSVKSSSVFS; from the coding sequence ATGATAAGGCTTATTTTGATCGTTTTGGAGGCGCTGATTTTGTATTTTTTAAAGACGGTTGATGCTTTTATCTGGGGGCCGGGACTATTGACTTTGCTTATGGGAACCGGAGTTTTTTTAACTTTGCGCCTTCGCTTTTTGCCGTGGAAAAACCTTTCAAAATCTTTGCACTTTGCGCTTAGTCCAAAAGCACGCAGTACGATAAAAGACGGTGGGATTTCCCCCTTTTCTGCTTTGATGACGGCGCTTGCCTCTACCATAGGCACAGGGAATATTGTTGGAGTTTCTACCGCATTGGTTTTGGGCGGACCGGGAGCGCTGATTTGGATGGAGATTTCAGCACTCTTAGGACTTGCTACAAAATATGCCGAATGTATGTTGGCAGCAAAGTACCGCAGAAAAAATAAATTGGGGGAAATAATTGGAGGATCAATGTATCCGCTGCAGGAACGTTTTCCTTTTCATTTTATAGGAAAAATACTAGCAATTCTCTTTGCGGCTTTTGCAGTGCTCGCCTCCTTTGGAATCGGAAATATGACGCAGGCAAATTCTGCATCGGAAGCACTTTATGTTACTTTTGGAGTTTCGCCGGCCATCAGCGGAATCGTGCTGATGGTGTTGACTTTTATTATTTTGATTGGAGGAATTCGCAGTATTTCTAAAATTTCCTCCGTTTTGATTCCGGCCATGTCAATCCTTTATTTGATCGGTGGAACAATTGTGATTCTTGGAAATTTTCAAAATCTTCCCAGCGGAGTTGTTGAGATTTTTCGCCTTGCATTTTCCCCCAAAGCTGCGGCAGCAGGAGTGGACGGAACGATTTTGGCTTCGATGCAGCGAGCAGCGGAATGGGGAATTGCCCGCGGTGTTTTTTCCAATGAGGCGGGGATGGGGTCCGCTACATTTACAGCAGCGGCAGCTTCTTCGGAAAACCCTGTAGAAATCGGCTATCTCAGCATGACCGGAGTCTTTTTTGATACCACTGTCATCTGTACGATAACTGGGCTTGCAATCGTTGCTTCCGGCGTATTGGGCATTACCGATCCTAATGGAAACCCGGTTGAAGGGGCGGCTTTGACCATTGTTGCTTTTGAAACGATCCTTGGACCTTTTGGAGGAAAGCTCATTGCAATTGGAATAACTTTGTTTGCTTTTTCCACCATTATTGGTTGGGCCTATAATGGGGAGAAAGCGCTGGAATACTTATTACCGAAACTTTCTTACCGCAAAATTTACCGAATCATTTATACGATTGCTGTCCTTGTGGGGGCAACCATACCGTTGGAAGCGGTATGGACTTTTTCTGATATTATGAATGGCTTAATGGCAGGACCAAATTTGCTCTGCCTTTTGGCACTCAGTGGAGAGATTGCCCGGGATACCTTTGCAGAGGAAGCAAAAGAGCAGAAGGAAAAAATAGTATCGGTCAAAAGTTCTTCCGTATTTTCTTGA
- the murD gene encoding UDP-N-acetylmuramoyl-L-alanine--D-glutamate ligase, whose amino-acid sequence MTMEEFYKSIKGKTIAFCGLGGSNVPLAKTFSQKGAIVTGRDRRSYEKLGDTATELEKAGVRLILGDDYLNDLHEEIIFRTPGIRFHLPELETARKNGQIVTSEMEVFFDVCPCPIFGITGSDGKTTTTSILAEILKKSGKTVHVGGNIGTPLLPKVETIKPNDVVVAELSSFQLISMRRSPMVGIVTNITPNHLDMHKDMNEYINAKKNIILHQNAFGRAVLNLDNEISASFAPKVRGQLLYFSRKQKVEHGCWLNKNEQIIFSDGGKDTVILDTKDIRIPGSHNIENYMAAICASFGFVSPDDVTTVAKTFPGVAHRAEFVRELNGVRWYNDSIATTPSRTIKGMLSIFSEKLILIAGGYDKKIPFEPLGQPICDHVKTLVLLGNTAPKIETAVKAAAGYKDGAPKILHVSTLQEAVDLCNKEAHSGDVVALSPACASYDMFPNFVIRGNTFKEMVMAL is encoded by the coding sequence ATGACGATGGAGGAATTTTATAAATCCATTAAGGGTAAAACGATTGCTTTCTGTGGCTTAGGCGGAAGCAACGTTCCCCTTGCAAAAACTTTTTCGCAAAAGGGTGCAATTGTAACCGGTCGTGACCGCCGAAGCTATGAAAAGTTGGGTGATACCGCGACAGAACTAGAAAAAGCCGGCGTTCGGCTGATTCTAGGAGATGACTATCTCAATGATCTTCATGAAGAGATTATTTTCCGTACGCCTGGCATTCGCTTTCATCTTCCCGAACTGGAAACGGCACGCAAAAACGGTCAAATTGTCACAAGCGAAATGGAAGTTTTCTTTGACGTCTGCCCTTGTCCGATTTTTGGAATTACCGGCTCTGATGGAAAAACAACAACAACCAGTATTCTCGCCGAAATTCTAAAAAAATCCGGCAAGACTGTCCATGTAGGCGGCAACATCGGCACCCCACTTCTTCCAAAAGTTGAAACGATCAAACCGAATGACGTTGTGGTTGCAGAGCTTTCGAGTTTTCAGCTCATCAGCATGAGACGCAGCCCGATGGTCGGTATCGTAACAAATATTACTCCCAATCATTTGGATATGCACAAAGACATGAATGAATATATCAACGCCAAAAAGAACATCATTCTGCATCAGAATGCGTTCGGTCGAGCTGTTTTAAATTTGGATAATGAAATTTCTGCCTCCTTTGCCCCTAAAGTACGCGGTCAACTGCTATATTTTAGCCGCAAACAAAAAGTAGAACACGGCTGCTGGCTCAATAAAAACGAACAGATCATTTTTTCTGACGGGGGAAAAGATACTGTCATTCTGGATACCAAAGATATCCGGATCCCCGGCAGCCATAATATTGAAAATTATATGGCTGCAATCTGTGCTTCCTTTGGCTTTGTTTCTCCCGATGACGTAACAACCGTAGCAAAAACTTTTCCCGGCGTTGCCCACCGTGCCGAATTTGTCCGCGAACTGAATGGTGTTCGCTGGTATAATGATTCGATTGCAACAACGCCCAGCCGTACAATAAAGGGAATGCTTTCTATTTTTTCGGAAAAGCTGATTTTAATTGCCGGCGGCTATGATAAGAAAATCCCATTTGAGCCTCTAGGTCAGCCAATCTGTGACCATGTAAAGACATTGGTCCTTCTTGGCAACACAGCCCCAAAAATCGAAACTGCTGTAAAAGCTGCCGCCGGTTACAAAGACGGTGCCCCAAAAATTCTGCATGTTTCCACTCTGCAAGAGGCCGTCGACCTCTGCAACAAAGAAGCACACAGTGGCGATGTCGTTGCTCTTTCCCCCGCTTGTGCAAGCTATGATATGTTTCCAAATTTTGTGATTCGGGGCAACACCTTTAAAGAGATGGTCATGGCTCTTTAA
- a CDS encoding PepSY1/2 domain-containing protein, whose product MTRKQIIMSTVAVAIVLTAGGFAVKNGMEAKAAQQNLNYSYTRAMGDLRDSIKNVQTTLGKGSYANTATQQTGLAARLVRQTSLAKGALSALPIDDDSLNTVSKFITQVGDFSMTLSEEVSAGKQITDEQYDTMKQLSKYAQTLNQDLTDVKPVFDGQFSDQLKETAEDFTDFPSLIYDGPFSDEVMQKKPQFLEGKEEISQGNAALNAEKFLGIDVNSLDHTQDTEGNLPTYNFTLESATVSVSKQGGEVVTYENTREISEENVSVEDAKTSAENFLSSRGLSNMTERYYVQHDGRVTFNFAFQQGDACCYPDLIKVSVALDNGEITEYNATGYIMNHKEREIPSPELSVEQAQEKVSPHLTVKSHRLSLIPTKGSTETLCWEFLCDGDNGDQVLVYINAKTGFEEQILILETGDLGTLVF is encoded by the coding sequence ATGACCCGAAAACAAATTATTATGTCCACAGTTGCGGTTGCGATTGTTTTGACCGCAGGTGGTTTTGCAGTTAAAAACGGAATGGAAGCAAAGGCAGCGCAGCAGAATCTCAATTATAGTTATACAAGAGCAATGGGAGACTTGCGGGACAGCATAAAAAATGTACAGACTACATTGGGAAAGGGCTCCTATGCCAATACGGCAACACAGCAAACCGGACTTGCAGCCAGGCTGGTGAGACAGACAAGCCTGGCAAAAGGGGCTTTGAGCGCTTTGCCAATCGATGACGATTCTCTCAATACAGTTTCTAAATTTATCACACAGGTGGGAGATTTCTCTATGACGCTTTCTGAGGAAGTCAGCGCCGGAAAGCAAATTACAGACGAACAGTATGATACCATGAAACAGCTTTCCAAATATGCCCAGACTTTGAATCAAGATTTAACGGATGTAAAACCAGTCTTTGATGGGCAATTTTCAGATCAGTTAAAAGAGACGGCGGAGGATTTTACGGATTTTCCATCCCTCATTTATGATGGACCGTTTTCTGATGAAGTTATGCAGAAAAAGCCTCAATTTTTGGAAGGAAAAGAAGAGATCTCTCAGGGAAACGCAGCGCTCAACGCAGAAAAGTTTCTGGGAATTGATGTGAATTCGCTTGATCATACACAGGATACGGAAGGAAATCTTCCCACTTATAATTTTACGTTAGAAAGTGCAACAGTGAGCGTTTCTAAACAGGGAGGAGAGGTAGTCACTTACGAAAATACCCGGGAAATCTCAGAAGAAAACGTCAGCGTAGAAGATGCGAAAACATCAGCGGAGAATTTTCTATCTTCACGGGGACTGTCCAATATGACAGAGCGCTATTATGTGCAGCATGATGGAAGAGTGACTTTTAATTTTGCATTTCAGCAGGGAGATGCCTGTTGTTACCCGGATTTAATCAAGGTATCTGTCGCACTGGATAATGGAGAAATTACAGAATATAATGCTACCGGATATATTATGAACCATAAAGAGAGAGAAATTCCGTCGCCGGAACTTTCTGTAGAACAAGCACAGGAAAAGGTTAGTCCGCATTTGACGGTAAAATCTCATCGACTTTCTCTGATTCCCACAAAGGGATCTACAGAAACGCTATGCTGGGAATTTTTATGCGATGGAGATAATGGAGATCAGGTATTGGTTTATATCAATGCTAAAACTGGATTTGAAGAACAGATTTTAATTTTGGAAACCGGAGACCTTGGTACGTTGGTTTTTTAA
- a CDS encoding M42 family peptidase, with amino-acid sequence MKLTDILTQLCESRGTSGDEGAPIKTAIELSGLPGRRDTLGNGIVFLGDPHAKEQILLDAHMDQVGLIVTGIDEEGFLHIDRCGGADRRVLPGCPVTVFGKDLLFGVIGNLPPHLSDGKSDAVPAITKMTVDLGLPSEKVKSLVTPGDRVIPQYQPQKLLKNRFASAALDNRAGAAILIRCIHLLKEEPLSCGISILFSTREEIGGQGAVTGAFGLSPTRAICVDVSFGDQPGVREEVSLPLGKGVMIGVAPVLDRSMYQKLASLAEKRNIPYKWDVMGGDTGTNSDAIATTQSGVHTALLSVPLRYMHTACEVVDTDDLENAAQLMAAYLREVK; translated from the coding sequence ATGAAATTAACGGATATTTTAACCCAACTATGCGAAAGCCGTGGTACCAGCGGAGATGAAGGTGCCCCCATAAAAACGGCCATCGAATTAAGCGGGCTTCCCGGCAGACGAGATACGCTCGGAAACGGCATTGTATTTTTAGGGGACCCTCATGCAAAAGAGCAGATCCTTTTGGACGCTCATATGGATCAAGTAGGACTCATTGTCACAGGAATTGATGAAGAAGGATTTCTTCATATTGACCGCTGCGGTGGTGCGGATCGAAGGGTTCTCCCGGGATGTCCTGTAACAGTCTTCGGAAAAGATTTACTCTTCGGTGTGATTGGGAATTTACCGCCGCATCTCTCTGACGGCAAAAGCGATGCCGTTCCGGCCATTACAAAGATGACGGTGGATTTAGGTCTCCCCTCTGAAAAGGTAAAATCTCTTGTAACTCCGGGAGACCGTGTAATCCCTCAATATCAACCACAAAAGCTTTTAAAAAACCGCTTTGCCTCTGCTGCTTTGGACAACCGTGCCGGTGCAGCTATTTTGATTCGCTGTATTCATCTTCTAAAAGAAGAGCCTTTATCCTGCGGTATTTCCATTCTGTTCAGCACAAGAGAGGAAATCGGCGGACAAGGTGCAGTCACAGGTGCTTTTGGGCTTTCTCCAACACGTGCTATTTGTGTAGACGTCAGTTTTGGCGATCAGCCCGGCGTACGGGAAGAAGTCAGCCTTCCTCTCGGAAAAGGGGTAATGATTGGGGTTGCTCCTGTTTTAGATCGATCGATGTATCAGAAATTGGCCTCTCTTGCTGAAAAGAGGAACATCCCCTATAAATGGGATGTTATGGGCGGTGACACCGGAACCAATTCCGATGCGATTGCAACGACACAAAGCGGAGTACACACAGCCCTTTTAAGCGTACCGCTCCGGTATATGCATACTGCCTGTGAAGTAGTCGATACCGATGATCTCGAAAATGCAGCTCAACTGATGGCTGCTTATCTGCGGGAGGTGAAATAA